One window of the Ammospiza caudacuta isolate bAmmCau1 chromosome 9, bAmmCau1.pri, whole genome shotgun sequence genome contains the following:
- the PSTK gene encoding L-seryl-tRNA(Sec) kinase: MRTAPAEAAGPAALAAEQQRQHRESGGGARVGLCLLCGLPAAGKSTLGRALSRRLPQRRGWACALLAYDELIPPEAFRTSPSPSLPGWKQSRRELLQCLEGLLRALLTGAPLPGPAQPGWPRFLRCCRREGLLAAPDGDTGAASRPLVLLLDDNFYYQSMRYEVYQLARKYSLGFCQLFLECPVECCLQRNRLRSDPVPEQTIQLMARKIEMPDPRKNPWEQHSLILSSSDGISEDDEQIMNLLVTALENPERPNEEDTEQKEAARAMCAASAVHQADQACRRAISEAMQDAKGKNILPSEMKSLAEELNKLKAEFLEDLRQGKTLKSQYSDPATSVISSFQQEATKVVNKYILK; the protein is encoded by the exons ATGCGCACAGCGCCAGCGGAAGCGGCGGGACCCGCAGCACTGGCGGCggagcagcagcggcagcaccgggagagcggcggcggcgcccgggtggggctgtgcctgctgtgcGGGCTGCCCGCGGCCGGCAAGTCCACGCTGGGCCGCGCCCTGAGCCGCCGGCTGCCGCAGCGGCGGGGCTGGGCCTGCGCGCTGCTCGCCTACGACGAGCTCATCCCCCCCGAGGCCTTCCGCACCAGCCCGTCCCCATCG ctgcccgGCTGGAAGCAGAGCCGCCGcgagctgctgcagtgcctggagggGCTCCTGCGGGCGCTGCTCACCGGGGCgccgctgcccggccccgcgcaGCCGGGCTGGCCGCGCTTCCTGCGCTGCTGCCGCCGGGAGGGGCTGCTGGCCGCCCCCGATGGGGACACCGGAGCCGCCTCCCGGCCGCTCGTCCTCCTGCTGGATGACAACTTCTATTACCAGAGCATGCGCTACGAGGTGTACCAGCTGGCCCGcaaat ATTCCTTGGGCTTCTGCCAGTTATTTTTGGAGTGTCCAGTGGAATGCTGCCTGCAGAGGAACCGCCTCAGGAGTGACCCTGTGCCTGAGCAAACCATACAATTAATGGCAAGGAAAATAGAGATGCCAGATCCCAGGAAAaacccctgggagcagcacagcctcatTCTGAGCAGTTCTGATGGCATCTCAGAGGATGA TGAGCAGATCATGAACTTGCTGGTCACTGCTTTGGAAAATCCAGAGAGGCCAAATGAGgaggacacagagcagaag GAGGCAGCTCGAGCCATGTGTGCAGCCAGTGCTGTCCATCAGGCTGACCAGGCGTGCAGGAGAGCCATCTCTGAGGCCATGCAGGATGCCAAAG GTAAAAACATCCTCCCGAGTGAGATGAAGAGCCTGGCAGAAGAACTCAACaaactgaaagcagaatttttggAAGACTTGAGGCAAGGGAAGACTTTGAAAAGCCAATATTCTGACCCTGCTACAAGTGTTATTTCTTCATTCCAACAGGAGGCAACCAAGGtagtaaataaatatattttaaaataa